The Brassica rapa cultivar Chiifu-401-42 chromosome A10, CAAS_Brap_v3.01, whole genome shotgun sequence genome segment ATTCTGGCACTACTCGATCCGCTGCGAGTTGTGTTGTTTGACGTTTTTGGTTTGAGAAAATGGATACAAGCTCGGCCCTTACTACCTCTACTATGCCGACTCGTAGACGAACGATTTCACCCTATGACCTAACTGCGGGTGATAACCCAGGAACTCTCATCTCTAAGCCGTCGTTGCGAGGACCTAACTACGACGAGTGGTCCACCAACCTGCGACTAGCTTTGAAGGCGAGAAAGAAGTTTGGTTTTGCGGATGGAACTATCCCGCTACCGGATGAAGAATCAGTGGACTATGAGGATTGGATTGCCAATAATGCTCTTGTAGTCTCTTGGATGAAGTTGACGATTGATGAGAACATCGCAGCTTCTATGGCTCACATCGACGACTCCCATGAACTCTGGACACACATTCAGAAACGTTTTGGGGTCAAGAATGGGCAACGAGTGCAACGACTCAAAACAGAGTTGGCGAATTGTCGCCAAAAAGGAGTAGCTATAGAAGCATACTACGGAAAGCTTTCTCAACTGTGGAGGAGCTTGGCTGACTACCAGAAAGCCAAGACCATGGAAGAAGTTAGAAAAGAGCGTGAGGAAGACAAACTGCATCAGTTCCTCATGGGTCTTGATGAAACCTTGTACGGAGGAGTTAAATCATCTCTGTTGTCACGAGTGCCTCTACCTACGCTTGAAGAAGCGTACAACACGCTGATTCAAGATGAGGAATCAAAGCTTGTGGGTCGTCTGAATGAGGAGCGAACAGATGTGGCGAGCTTCGCAGTTCAGACAAACCCTCGGCCTTCTCGTTCCTCTACTGACACCAGAGGACCATATGAAAACAAAACATGCTCCAACTGCGGTAAAAAGGGGCATACTTCGGAGAATTGTTTCAGGTTGATAGGATACCCGGAATGGTATGAAGTCGAGAAACAAAAGAACAGAACTGGAGCTTCTCGTGGAAATAATGGTGCTGGTCGTGGCTCGACTTCGCAAGCGGCTGGTCGTGGGTCTGCTGGAACCGGTCGTGGGTCTGCTGCAGCGAATCATGTAGCAGTAGCCACCAACGTCTCATCCTCGCCTCTCACCTCTGCTGATCGAGTGGGGCTTACTGGGCTTAGTGATGATCAGTGGAAAACATTGGTTCATATGCTTAACGAAAGAAAAGCACCATCTACAGAGCCTCGATCAGGTAAAACTTCTGTTGAATCTTGGATTATTGACTCAGGTGCAACTAATCATATGACTGGAACTTGTGATTTCTTGGCTGATATTGGTGATATGGCTCCGGTTCTTATAAAACTCCCTGATGGTCGATTTACCACTTCGACTAAGCAAGGGCGTGTCCGATTGGGTCCTGCGCTAAGTCTGGAACAAGTTTTCTTTGTAGATGGATTGCACTGTCATCTAATTTCTGTTTCTCAGTTGACTCGGAACAGAGGTTGTGTTGCTCAGGTTACTGATAGACTTTGTATTCTTCAGGACCGCATTTCGAGGATGCTGATTGGTGTGGGTGAGCAGGAGAATGGGCTGTATTTTTTCAGAGGAATGGAAATGGCGGCAGCAATGCAGAGATCGAGTTCACTCTCGCCTGATGTGTGGCATACTCGTCTTGGACATCCCTCTTCTAAAGCTTTGAAGTTGTTTCAGTTTTCTGATTTTAGTACTTTTGATTCAAAGAAGTGCGAGATTTGTATTCGCGCAAAACAAACAAGAGATGTGTTTCCTTTGAGTATCAATAAGACGAGTTTTGCATTTGAATTGATTCACTGTGATCTTTGGGGTCCATATAGAACCACTGCTATCTGCGGATCTCGATATTTTCTCACTATTCTCGATGACTACTCACGAGCAGTGTGGATATATCTTTTACCATCAAAAACTGAAGCACCAAAACATCTCAGAAATTTTGTTGCTCTTGTTCAACGGCAGTTCTCGAGTCAAGTGAAAACagtcaggtctgataatggatcAGAATTTATTTGTCTCTCAGATTTTTTCGCTGAGAAGGGTATCGTACACGAGACAAGCTGTGTGGGAACTCCTCAGCAAAACGGTCGAGTTGAACGGAAACATAGACACATTCTGAACACTGCACGTGCTCTTCGTTTCCAGGCTAATCTCCCAACGGAATTTTGGGGTTTTTGTGCACTCACTGCTGGTTATCTCATAAATCGTACACCAACACCACTGCTGCAAGGGAAAACACCTTTCGAGGTGATATACAACAGACCGCCACCTTTGGATCATCTTCGAGTGTTTGGCTGCGTCTGTTACGTACATAACCAAAAGCATGGTGGAGATAAATTTGAAAATCGCGGCAACAAGTCGATCTTTATTGGATATCCATTCGCCAAGAAGGGCTGGCGTGTCTACAACATCGAAACTGGACGTGTAACAGTCTCGCGAGATGTTGTTTTTCTTGAGACAGAATTTGGATTTTCATCTCTGCCTATCTCTGTTACACCTGCGGAGCCGCTCGAGCAGATAACTCCAGTTGACTCATTCGAGCCAGAGCATACGCTTACTGAAGTCGCATCGCCGATTAATCTCGACGCTTCTACTTCGTCAGGTGTTAATGTATCTGATTCGGCTGATAATCTTGAAGTATCCTCTCAGCCAATACTATCGTCTGTTGTTGATGCAGAAACAATATCGACAGATAGAAGGCAAGAAACAACAGTCATCACCGACCATGCGGCAGAACCTTCAGTTACTTCTCCAGCTGAAGTCATTTCTCTACCTGAACCAGAGCTTCTTGGTCGTGGTATGAGACAAAAGAAACAGCCTACTCGACTTGCTGATTATGTTACAAATCTGATACACGATCCACAACCCTCGACTACACCATATCCTTTGGATAACTATCTCTCTAGTGAGCAGTTTTCAGAGAATTATCAAGCTTTTCTGGGTATTATTATGTCTGCGGTTGAACCTCGGAGCTACGCAGAAGCAATATTGGATGAAAAGTGGCGCTTTGCAGTTACACACGAGATTGACTCGCTTGAGGATCAGGGTACTTGGACAGTTGAAGCACTTCCTCCTGGGAAGAAAGCACTTGGCTGCAAATgggtatttaaaataaaatttcgaGCTGATGGTACGATTGAGAGATACAAGGCTCGGTTGGTGGTTCTTGGAAATAATCAAACAGAAGGTATTGATTATAACGAGACTTTCGCTCCAGTTGCGAAGATGGTTACAGTACGAACTTTCCTACAGCAGGCAGCTTCTTTAAATTGGGAAGTTCACCAAATGGATGTTCATAACGCTTTTCTTCATGGAGATCTTGAAGAAGAAGTTTATATGCAGTTTCCTCCGGGTTTTCGTACGAATGACAAAACAAAAGTATGTCGCTTACGCAAGTCATTGTACGGTTTAAAACAAGCTCCTAGATGCTGGTTCGCTAAACTTGGAACTGCGTTGAAGGATTATGGGTTTGAGCAGAATCGGTCTGACTACTCCCTCTTCGTTTACACTGCTGCTGGCGTTCGGTTACATGTCTTagtgtatgttgatgatcttATTGTTGCGGGCAACAACGTCACTGTTATCTCGAAGTTTAAACAGTATTTGAGCAAGCAGTTTCACATGAAAGACTTGGGTATCTTaaagtattttctgggcatcGAGGTAGCTCGAAGTCCTATGGGTATCTACTTGTGCCAACGGAAGTATGCGGTTGATATCATTGCTGAGACTGGGTTACTTGGGGTCAAACCAGTCGCTTTCCCTCTAGAGCAAAATCATAAACTCGCTCGAGTCAAAGACAATGCAATCTCGGATCCTTCTAGGTATCGTCGACTAATAGGTCGACTCATTTATCTTGGGGTAACAAGACCAGAGTTATCATACGCCATACATATCTTGTCTCAATTCATGAATGATCCACAGGAAGAACATTGGACTGCGGCATTGCGAGTTGTGCGGTATCTCAAGAACAGTCCTGGCCAAGGTATTCTTTTACGGGCAGATACCGAACTGAAGCTGATAGGGTGGTGCGATTCGGACTGGGGAGGCTGTCCAATCACTCACAGATCACTGACCGGGTGGTTTATTCAGTTAGGAGGTTCGCCGGTGTCTTGGAAGACAAAGAAACATGATGTGGTTTCTCGATCGTCGGCGGAGGCTGAATACAGGGCAATGGCTGATACGGTGAGTGAAATTCTTTGGTTTCGGGAACTTCTGCCAGCGATGGGGATCCCATGTACAGAACCTACACTTCTGTACTCAGATAGCTTGTCGGCTATTAACTTGGCTGCTAATCCGGTGTATCATGCTCGGACTAAGCATGTGGGTAATGACTGTCACTTTATACGAGATGAGATCATACGAGGAAGGATTGCAACGAAACATGTTTCCACAAAGTCTCAACTTGCTGATATCATGACAAAAGCACTTGGCCGTCGTGAATTTGAAGCATTTCTTCTCAAGCTGGGTGTTTGTAATCTGCACACTCCATCTTGAGGGGGGGTATTGGGGGCTGTATTGGGCTATTGTATCTTGTATATGTTAATGTAAATGGGCTTAGGGCACACTTGTATATAAGGCAGTTGCCTCTCTTACGTAAGGAATAAGAAGAACATCTTGAACTACTGAAACCTTCTTGACAATGATGACTTCTTGGTTATATCTATCTCTGATCAGTACAGGTGCTATCGAAGAAGTACCTATCTTGTTGGCTAAACCTCAGACTTACATGAACTTCAGCGGCGAAGCGGTTTGTATTTGTTTATTCATCGCAACACTCTTATCATAACCTGCACGATCAAATTCTCATACGTGAACCTGTTGTGGTGTTCGTTTAAAGGTTGGATCTTTAGCTGCACATTATCAAGTACCATTGCGCCACATTTTGCTGGTAACGTTACTGACTTTTAGCTTCCTTAGAAAGCAGAACAATGTCTCTTGTTATGAAGCTTAATGTGGGTTTATTCCTCTTAGATATACGATGAGATGGCTTTACCAAATGGGGTTTTGAGACTTCAACCAAAAGGAGGTCAAGGCTATCACAACGGGTATGTATCTGCCTCTTGAACTGAACATCTAAGTGTCTCTCTCTGGTCTAGAAGCTGATGCTAGTTTTGTACTTGTTGCAGAGTAAAGAGTGTAATGGGGAATTTGGACGGTCGTAGAAACTTTCCTCGACTAAGCATAGGTacggttttggtttggttcggttgaAACCCTAGAGTGTCCTTCGTTTCTTTCTAAAGCTTTCTGTGTTTTTTGTTGATTGTTGTCAGGCATTGGTCATCCACCTGGAAACATGGATATGAAAGCTTTTCTTCTTCAGAAGTTCAGTCCATCAGAACGGAAACAGATTGATGAAGCACTCGAGCAAGGGAGTGAAGCAGTGAAGACTCTTGTCCTCAGTGGGTTCAGTGAAGGAATCTCAAGGTTTAATCTTGTGCAGAAGTATAAATTCCACAAAGTATAAATGATAAAACTAACAGACGAGGGATACAGATTGGTTTAGCATTTTCATTTTGTTGTTAAACAGATGATTACAATACCAACAAATTAGTATTGTATATTGCTTTGTTTGCAACTGCAGATAGGAGTCTATATTATCTGAATTTAAGTTTAACATATCAAAAGAGTAAAACGTTATGTTATTGTTTCGTCCTTTCAATGTATGCAAGGTTGATGACTTATGGTACTTGAGAATGAAACTGAATTTTAAAGAAGGTTTCAAAATTGAAAAGCACAGAGATTAGTCTTTGTAAATAGAATATGAAAGATTGTGAACAAGGAACTGAATCAAAAGAGAGTTTCCTTCATAATCCTAAATAACACAAAACAGTATCCTTGTGATTCTTTCAGCATCTTCCTTTCAAGCTTCGACAGGGTACTCAAAAGTGACATCCTTTCCAGTAAGTTTACGGTACACACCAATCATAGTCTCCAGCTTGTACTCTGTGTTGTTCCTTTCCTTGGTATCCAAGTAGACCTGTAACCAGAATCAATTCGCTTAAGCTCAAAACAAGAATGACAATTACATCTCATAAAAGATACAATACCTTCATGATCTTGGAACCATCAAGACGGTAACGAGTACGTTTACCAACAATCTCAGCAGGGTAAGCAACATCCTCGAGCATAGCCTCATGAACAGAGGTAAGAGTCCTGTTGCGTGGCCTCTGGACAGCAGCACCCTTCTTGGGTGGACGCATGATCCTCCTTGTGGCAACAAAGATCACATCCTGCCAAAACAAAATGGCACAGAGTTTTAATAAGAAACATTTCAATATACTCCCTTTTGAAAAAAAGGAGAGAAAGTGTTTAATACCTTTCCACTAAACTTCTTCTCAAGCTCTCTAACGAGACGGGGATGAATCTTGCGGAAAGCTTTCCTTAGTCTGAATGGGACGTAGATCACAACAGCCTTGCGGTTTCCAGCGATGTCCATGTTACTGCACaataaacaaatcaaaattatattcCTTTCAATGCAACTTAAGGaagaaacataaaaatgaaGGAACATACACAGCTTGGTTGATGTAGAGATCTTTCAAGTCACTCTTCAACTCCTGGTTGGTGTTCTCCAAATCAAACAGAGCCTGAGCAACTAGCTCATCGCACTCCGTTGTAGCAGCATTTTTGTCCTTCTTGATCTTGTTCTGAGCAGAGAACATCTTCGCAGATCTTtaatcataacaaaaaaaaggtaaatGCTTCAGATACATGAAGCTACTATAATCACAGCAAAGAATTTTAAGCTTCCAGATActaaattcaattttattacAATACGTTACCAAACCAAAGTCGAATGATCTAGAGTATGAAATAAAGAGATTAGTTTTCTAAATGCTATAGTAATCAATCATCTACTAGAGCAAGTTTTGTATTGATAGTCTAATAGAGCTAAACAacagcattttttttttaaataaacatcAACTACAAAAAGCTGAAATGCTAAAAAATTTGCACCATTTTATCTACGCTGAGAGTGAGCTATTATGAAGATTTAGTAGGGAGACGAAAGAGAAGGCATTTTGGGACGTACCGGATAAGCGAAAACGGAGGCGAGAAGGAAAGAAGAAAGAGGGTTGCGGCTTCTTCTTAGAAGACGAGCAGATTGGAGGTAAAGTCAGCTTTTAATCTTTAGGGTTTTCATGGTTGCCCTATCTTTGAAAGTGATCAGTTGGGCCGTTAAAAGGCTTTTGTCTAAGGGCCTGTTTATTCACTAAGGCTAACACCAAAGCAACAACAACGCTTGTTGTCTTTGTGGGATGAAGTAGTGGCTGCTTGCTTAAGTacatttattattgatttttgttttactgGAAGTGTAAAATTAAGATGTGAAttcaaaaatacatatatacctTTTTTGGTCAATGCTAAATAAATCAGGAAATGATCAAATATTATTGATactaatctttattttttagaGTAAAAGATAAATACcattttggcggaaaacattTCTCCCACAGTGGATCGAATCTATGAGCACAATAGCGCTAAtagcatctccaactccactctattttttactctaaaatagagtttagagtaaaaaatgtttcaatgttactctatttctcactctataatagagtaaaaaataggtttactccaaatatagagtaatttgttttttttttgttcatcactctattttttactttattttagagtaccattggagcaaattcaaactctattatagagttactctattttagagtaaaagatagagtaagccattggagatggtctaacacTTGCgttttatattgttattattttgCCATTTTGGGCTGATATATATGCAATTAAGGATATGTAAATCATAAAgctttttatcaataaaataatttctttAAACTCGGATTTATGCAAAGGTAGATTAGTCTTTGCTCCCCTAACTAAAATCAGGAAATGATCAAATAATATTGATATtaattaactttaatttttttttttgacatttaGAGCTGATATAAATGGAATTCAGAATTTCAGATTATGGAAATTATAAAGCTAATTTTGATCATATGTTTGATTGTTTTCTAACCAAATATAGAAAGGTCACATCAAACTtgcaaaaactaataataaacaaaagaaaacaatttcCTTAACTCAGGATTtatgcaaaattaaattattcttTGCTGCCCTAAGAAGTATTGCAAATAATGACCTTTTTATTACTGTTAATACAATGAAATACTTTTATGTAACTAAACAAAAAGTAACTTTATGATCCTTCAACTTGCAAGCTATGGTCGTCAAGCCAGGAGATAATATCGGACAAGACAAGGAGGATTACTTCGTCTGGTTCGCCTTCCAACAGAGAATGATAAGCATCTTTATACAGAACTATCTTCTTGTCTGAACTTTTGGCTTTCTCGTAAAGATCTCTGCTCACTGATGGGTCTGTCATTCTATCAGCCTCTCCGTGTAGAATCAGTATTGGCAAACACACCTACAAatatatcaagaaaaaaaacattattattctgtGTTTATGTTGTCTTCAGTTTGTGGTTAATGTTATCTCTTTTTTACCTTGTGCAACTGCTGCTCAATCTCCTGAGTTGTTCGAAGCATTTCTACAGCAGTCCGTAGACGCGGCTTGTCGCAATAACAAATGACGTTGTATGGTGcctacacaatttaaaaaacaagAAGTAGAGATGTCAAACAGGTTGGACCGTCCCGTCCCGTCCCGTCCCGCCGCGGGCTGAGCATCTCGCGGGTCGAAGCGGTCCCGTCCCGCGCGGGCTGCGGTCTAGAGAAAGCCGGCCCAGTCCCGTACCGCCTAATTGCACAGGCCCTTACAAGCCGTCCCGCGGGCTGGACGCAAAAAGAGTGCAGCATGACGTTTCTCGACGCTGCAGGCTGCTCCAGTGACCACTACATACATAATGAATGATATATGAACACATGACCTATCTACTATTGGAgcttaacaaaattttacatatattagtcttgttctgtatttttttttcaatctacGAGAGCATCGTTAGAGCCACTGGCTACTTCAGCAACTCGTATATATGTTAATTACTAGCCATTCAATCTGTTTCTTCAGATAACTTTGAAGAACTATAGTTTGTTGTTTGATCGTGAGTATAAAAAATTAAGTCTCAACTAAAGTAAAATTTAGAGAAACACCAAATGGTCCAAATCATAGTattcaaaaccaaaaatcatGCAACTTAAACAAGAAATCTGAAATTGTAATTGaatcaaaacaccaaatcaaGATAACATTTCAAACTTGCTCATCtactcatcttcatcttccccaTCAACAATGGACTCAAATGTTGGtaatttctcttcttctccatcaccATCTATTTCTTCATCTACAAATATCAGTGTACAAGTCAGTAATGTTACTCTTACTAAAATTATAATGTGAGTTATTTACCATGTACGTAAGATTCATATCCTTTGATCCAATTCCTAGTGCATATCAGAGCTTGCACATTTTCTAGGAGTAGACGACTCCTATATTTGTTTAGAACTCGCGATCCAATACTGAAGGAGGACTCCAAAGCCACTGTTGTGATTAGAATACTTAGCAGATCACATGCCATTGCAGCCAAGTCACCATACCGATGCGCATTATCTTTCCACCAATCGAGGATGTCCAAGCTCTGGAAATTAGTAATGTCCAAAGGTGGTTCTTCAAGATAAGCTTCTAGAGGTGTCTTTCCACTAACAATTCCACTGACTTTGCGAAATGCAAAGAAATcctaagaaaattaaaaaaaaaatatcagagaGGAAAACAAAATTGGAGGCTGACgacagaaggaaaaaaaattgaacagaaaaaaaaaatgcttgtGAAAGATAAACACACTTCTACTCGTGAAAAAAATGCttgtgtgaaaaaaaaaataaacagaaggaaaaaaattgaaaacactCACATTGTAGTTTCCAAACAGTCCCATTGATCCTGCCGCACAAGCTTTTTGCGGAACAGTGTCACGTGGCTCAGTGGAAGGTGAGTTATTCTTGGAGTTTTTGTCGTATGTCTCAAACAGAATACTGAGCTTGTCACGCAAATACTTCATCCCAATATTTGTCAAACTTCTCCTTCATCGGTCGCACCATGTATCTGACAATCTCATCTGCGCTTTCCTCATTTCTCCGAAGCCAATCATGGATCAAACAAAAGGTGGAAACTTGAGAGAAATAGAACAAGATGTACATGCATGTACCGCAGGAGAGCGCAGGAGCACCGTCGATGAAGAAACCATGACCGGAGCtgatgatcttcttcttcaatggaGAGTTCCTTCGCAAACTTCTTGTTATGTTTCCACGAAGCTTCACTGGAGGAGATAGAAGGCGAAGGGTAGACAGGAAGCATCATCGAAGAAGAAACCATGGCCGGAGCTCCATCTCGTGCGGTGGCGACTCCACTTTCACTCTcgctctctctttttttttcttcaggtGGCCGATCAAATGAAGAGAGAAGAAGCTGCGGGACATTAGGGTTAACCGCGGTCTTCTTCGGCCCATCCCGCACAGAGCCCATCCCGCGCAAGTCTATTCCCGCGAGGCCCGCGACATTGCGGGATGTCGGATCTTCGGCCCAAGCCCGTCCCGCCACAGGTTTAAACGGGCCTATCCCGCGGGCCAAGCCTTCTTTTGACATCTCTAACAAGAAGACCTGTTTGATAAAAATATcgatctaacaaaaaaaaagcggttattatttatttatttatttatttataccaATTTTCTCTTAGTGACATCTCTAAAAGCTGCATCAGTTAAATCCTTTTGGGGAACCAGCTTGTGTTTCGGTAGAACACTAGATAAACCGATCAAAATATGTTTCAATACAGGTGGTGGAACCATATCCTCTGCAATCTAGAACGGATATATAGATATACTTAACTGTTAATGATATGATATTTCTTAATGAGAAATGCAAATAAGAAGAATGAAAAGCAAGTCTTTTACTTTGCACATGGGTGCTACCAAGACTGCACCGGTCCAAGCATTTGGTTGTTTGAAATGTATCTTGAGCGACACTGCTCCACCCATTGACTGCCCAAACAGAAAGCTAGGTAGAGAACTAAACTCAGGTTTCTCTACAaaccaaaatacaaaaaatcaaGATTAATATCAGAGTTTACCATTCCACAATGTGATTAAGAGTTTGTACCTTTGATGTTGGAGTAATGCTCAATGACATCTTCAACAAGAAGATCAAAGCTAGAAATATAGCCGTGCAAGCCTTCCGATAAACCAAACCCTGGATAATCCATAGCGAAAACTCCATATCCCGACAATGCCAATCTCCTTGCGATCCCTGCCGAAAAAGACGTGGGTGTAAGCAACCAAACAATGAGCTAAGTATTAGCcattggtttttaaaaaaaaggaagaaacaaACATGCCTTCGAAGAAAAACGTGCAAGTATCTCCATAACCATGACAGAAACAAACAAGAGCTCTGGGCCTAGAAGATTCAGGAAGCCAGCTTTTTGAGAAGATCTCAAATCCTCTCGAATTCACCTCATAAGACTACATTTTTCACAGCCaacattattaaaaagtaatcaAGTTAACTTCTATTCATGTAGAAAACATATCTTTCTTACCTCCTTTGTCTTAATTCCATCTCCTGGTGTCTAAAACATCATGAGAACAAAAAACAAACAACGCTGTTAATCAAAAATCACCTAATAATTCAGACAAAATTAGCTGAAGTAGATTGAGTCTAACGTCTCAACCTTTTTTATATCTATTTCGATCGGGGAAGGACGATCAAAGATTCGACCgattcaaatttaattttatgtttttgtttaccTTGATGAGGATATGATCGAGATTATGCTGAATATCTCTAAAGCAATCACGAACATGACGGCGAGCCGGAGCTTCGTCCATGTTAACATCTTTGAGTCGCCGGAGCTCCTCGTTGTCTAGCTCTGCCATCGAGCTCTTCCTCTGCCACACTGGTCTTCCCTTGTCTGCAAACCCTAAGGTAACACAATATATCCACGCAACAACACAAAATAAgttcaaacaaagaaaaaaaactttattttttaaaactaagtCTCAAGTTCGTTAAAATATGGGCTTATTGGCTTAATAGCCATATTTCAGTGTGAAATTAGGTAAGTAGcactgattttgacataattaaatGTTAGACTTCTTGGTCACATTTTCTCCGGTTCTGCCCCTTCATATAAACGGTTGCCAGTTACAATTCCTAAAATAAGCGACGTGGTGTTTTCCAGTGGAATATAAACACATACATACCGATACGCAGATGAGAGGCCAGTTGTATTTATCACATATGATAGAAAATTATGAAAGAAAATGAGTGGATAATAAGAATACGCGTTCTGTATATGGTAACGTAACGGAGAAACCAATTCAGAACATTTCTATTCTATATGACACAATAGTATATGTCACGATGTAAAGGTCAAATAGCATGGAAGTGTAAAACCTCAGTAAACACACAGAGGAATATATACTACACCCTATTAACTAATCACTAAACTTTACACAGAAATATGACCTTAATGTGAACCCCAATCTTCAAATGGCAAACCCAATATGCCAGAAACTAACCCTTTTTTAAtcatcactaaaccctaaaaagaaatataaaccctaaaaggaaatataaaccctaacccAATTATGAAACTAAAACTTTTCCATATTAATTAACTCTCTATCCAATCTTCAAATGGAGAACCCAATATGCCAGAAACTAGCCCCTCCTCAAGAATCACTAAAAAAAATCGTGTCTTcatctgaaaaaaaattaactgtACAAAGGTAAAACGTATAATTCACTGAGAAAATGAGTGGATAATAAGAATACGCGTTCTGTATATGGTAACGTAACGGAGAAACCAATTCAGAACATTTCTATTCTATATGACACAATAGTATATGTCACGATGTAAAGGTCAAATAGCATGGAAGTGTAAAACCTCAGTAAACAC includes the following:
- the LOC103846355 gene encoding caffeoylshikimate esterase isoform X2, whose amino-acid sequence is MAELDNEELRRLKDVNMDEAPARRHVRDCFRDIQHNLDHILIKTPGDGIKTKESYEVNSRGFEIFSKSWLPESSRPRALVCFCHGYGDTCTFFFEGIARRLALSGYGVFAMDYPGFGLSEGLHGYISSFDLLVEDVIEHYSNIKEKPEFSSLPSFLFGQSMGGAVSLKIHFKQPNAWTGAVLVAPMCKIAEDMVPPPVLKHILIGLSSVLPKHKLVPQKDLTDAAFRDVTKRKLAPYNVICYCDKPRLRTAVEMLRTTQEIEQQLHKVCLPILILHGEADRMTDPSVSRDLYEKAKSSDKKIVLYKDAYHSLLEGEPDEVILLVLSDIISWLDDHSLQVEGS
- the LOC103846355 gene encoding caffeoylshikimate esterase isoform X1; translation: MISSNFKLENISFDFILLIIKKLEYFDGFLFRKLFLMALRSAKLFLFSPLHGFADKGRPVWQRKSSMAELDNEELRRLKDVNMDEAPARRHVRDCFRDIQHNLDHILIKTPGDGIKTKESYEVNSRGFEIFSKSWLPESSRPRALVCFCHGYGDTCTFFFEGIARRLALSGYGVFAMDYPGFGLSEGLHGYISSFDLLVEDVIEHYSNIKEKPEFSSLPSFLFGQSMGGAVSLKIHFKQPNAWTGAVLVAPMCKIAEDMVPPPVLKHILIGLSSVLPKHKLVPQKDLTDAAFRDVTKRKLAPYNVICYCDKPRLRTAVEMLRTTQEIEQQLHKVCLPILILHGEADRMTDPSVSRDLYEKAKSSDKKIVLYKDAYHSLLEGEPDEVILLVLSDIISWLDDHSLQVEGS
- the LOC103846354 gene encoding chloroplastic group IIB intron splicing facilitator CRS2-B, chloroplastic, which codes for MFCSAYTPSCIYHLHVYKPVCRKQRFRVCSSTSSESDRFKVEYTPWLIVGLGNPGNKYQGTRHNVGFEMIDKLARKEGVLMNTIQSKALIGIGAIEEVPILLAKPQTYMNFSGEAVGSLAAHYQVPLRHILLIYDEMALPNGVLRLQPKGGQGYHNGVKSVMGNLDGRRNFPRLSIGIGHPPGNMDMKAFLLQKFSPSERKQIDEALEQGSEAVKTLVLSGFSEGISRFNLVQKYKFHKV
- the LOC103846353 gene encoding 40S ribosomal protein S7-3 — its product is MFSAQNKIKKDKNAATTECDELVAQALFDLENTNQELKSDLKDLYINQAVNMDIAGNRKAVVIYVPFRLRKAFRKIHPRLVRELEKKFSGKDVIFVATRRIMRPPKKGAAVQRPRNRTLTSVHEAMLEDVAYPAEIVGKRTRYRLDGSKIMKVYLDTKERNNTEYKLETMIGVYRKLTGKDVTFEYPVEA